In the [Clostridium] colinum genome, one interval contains:
- a CDS encoding AbgT family transporter has product MGKKENIKKKNSFFDKFLNSIEVAGNKLPHPITLFTILSLLIVILSAIFEALGISATGEIMNQKTMELEEQTITTVSLLSGEGIAYMIKNAISNFTGFAPLGVVLVTMLGVGCAEGSGYITASMKKLVSKTPVKLITPVVVFLGVMSNVASDVGYVVLVPIGAIVFMAYKRHPLAGLAAAFAGVSGGFSANLLIGTVDTLLSGISTEAAQILDPSYTVGATANWFFMFVSTALIVIVGTFVTDKIVEPRLGKFDTTDETVSEATELTPQENKALKYANFTLIAYILLIVLWAIPKNSLLRNPETGSLISKSLLIDGIIVFITLGFFIPSIVYGRVSGTYKSEKDIGDQLGKNMASMGSYIALTFVAAQFVNYFNYTNLGSILALKGADFLGNIGLTGAPLMVLFIILTAFINLFMGSASAKWTILAPVFIPMFMQLGYSPELTQVAYRIGDSTTNIISPLMNYFAMIVVFAKKYDKRSGIGTLISTMLPYSIMFLIGWTILLVIWIVLDLPLGPGVSMFY; this is encoded by the coding sequence ATGGGTAAAAAAGAAAATATCAAAAAGAAAAATTCTTTTTTTGATAAATTTTTAAATAGCATTGAAGTAGCAGGGAATAAATTACCACATCCGATAACTTTATTTACAATTTTATCATTATTAATAGTTATATTATCGGCCATATTTGAAGCTTTAGGTATATCAGCTACTGGCGAGATAATGAACCAAAAAACAATGGAACTAGAAGAACAAACAATAACAACCGTAAGTTTGTTAAGCGGTGAAGGTATAGCTTATATGATAAAAAATGCTATATCAAACTTTACAGGATTTGCACCACTTGGTGTAGTTTTAGTTACTATGCTTGGTGTTGGTTGTGCAGAAGGTAGCGGATATATTACAGCAAGTATGAAAAAATTAGTATCTAAAACACCTGTGAAATTAATAACACCAGTTGTTGTTTTTTTAGGTGTTATGTCTAACGTAGCATCAGACGTAGGATATGTTGTTTTAGTACCTATTGGAGCTATCGTTTTTATGGCTTATAAAAGACATCCTTTAGCAGGTCTTGCAGCAGCTTTTGCAGGTGTATCTGGTGGATTTAGTGCAAACCTTTTAATCGGTACTGTAGATACACTTCTTAGTGGTATAAGCACAGAAGCAGCTCAAATATTAGACCCGTCATATACGGTAGGAGCAACAGCAAACTGGTTTTTTATGTTTGTATCAACAGCATTAATAGTTATAGTAGGTACATTTGTTACAGATAAAATCGTAGAGCCTAGATTAGGTAAGTTTGACACAACAGATGAAACTGTATCTGAAGCTACAGAGCTTACACCACAAGAAAATAAAGCATTAAAATATGCAAACTTTACGTTAATAGCATATATTTTATTAATAGTTTTATGGGCAATACCTAAAAACTCTTTACTTAGAAATCCTGAAACAGGTAGCCTTATATCAAAATCATTATTAATAGACGGTATTATTGTATTTATTACATTAGGATTTTTTATTCCTTCTATTGTCTATGGTAGAGTATCTGGAACATATAAAAGTGAAAAAGATATTGGTGACCAATTAGGAAAAAATATGGCTTCTATGGGCTCATATATAGCATTAACATTTGTTGCAGCACAGTTTGTAAATTATTTCAACTATACAAACCTTGGTAGTATTTTAGCTTTAAAAGGGGCAGACTTTTTAGGTAATATAGGCTTAACAGGAGCACCTCTTATGGTATTATTTATAATATTAACTGCATTTATAAATTTATTTATGGGGTCGGCTTCTGCTAAATGGACTATACTTGCACCAGTATTTATACCTATGTTTATGCAGTTAGGTTATTCACCAGAGCTTACACAAGTTGCATATCGTATAGGAGATTCTACAACTAATATTATTAGCCCACTTATGAATTATTTTGCTATGATAGTTGTTTTTGCAAAAAAATATGATAAAAGATCTGGTATAGGTACATTAATATCTACTATGTTACCATACAGTATAATGTTTTTAATAGGTTGGACTATATTATTAGTTATATGGATTGTTTTAGATTTACCTTTAGGACCAGGTGTATCTATGTTTTATTAA
- the spoVT gene encoding stage V sporulation protein T, whose translation MKATGIVRRIDDLGRVVIPKEIRRTLRIREGDPLEIFTDREGEIILKKYSPIGELGSFAKEYAESLAQTAGHIACIVDKDHVIAVSGGSKKELLEKHISSGLEDVINKRTTHIANRDEKNFVSITEDDNISYNHQLITPIISEGDVIGAVVLLSGDKKMGEVEGKLAQTAAGFLGKQME comes from the coding sequence TTGAAAGCAACAGGGATTGTAAGACGTATAGATGATTTGGGGAGAGTTGTTATACCTAAGGAAATAAGAAGAACACTAAGAATAAGAGAAGGAGACCCTTTAGAGATATTTACAGATAGAGAAGGTGAAATTATATTAAAAAAATATTCACCAATAGGGGAGCTTGGAAGCTTTGCAAAAGAATATGCAGAAAGCTTAGCCCAAACAGCAGGTCATATAGCTTGTATAGTAGATAAAGACCACGTAATAGCTGTTAGTGGTGGTAGCAAAAAAGAGCTTTTAGAAAAACATATAAGTAGCGGTTTAGAAGATGTAATAAACAAAAGAACAACACATATAGCTAATAGAGATGAAAAAAACTTTGTTTCTATAACTGAAGATGACAATATTTCATATAACCACCAATTAATAACTCCTATCATATCTGAAGGAGATGTTATAGGAGCAGTTGTTTTGTTGTCTGGAGACAAAAAAATGGGAGAAGTTGAAGGAAAGTTGGCACAGACAGCAGCAGGTTTTTTGGGAAAGCAAATGGAATAA